GGCGCGACTCGGGCGATGAAGGTGGTCTGGTCCCCGCTGGCAGAGCAGCGGGCGCTCGAGGCCGTGGAGTATATCGCGCAGGATCGACCGCGGACGGCGGCGGTTTGGCTTGAGGGACTGCTGGAGCGTGTGAGCCAGCTCGACCGATTCGAAGAGCAAGGCCGCGTGGTGAGTGAAATCGGCATTCCGGCCTATCGGGAGATCCTGCACGCGCCGTATCGCATCATCTATCGCGTCGACGCGTCACGTGTTGTGATTCTGACGCTCCGGCATGTGCGGCGTGCGTGGGACCCCGCAGAAGTCGACGACGCATAACGTTTCGCTGCAGCAGAGCGCAGCGATCGGCCGACGCCGCCATCGTGAATCGCAACCCCGGAGGCGACCATGGCTAAGCCGATATGGTTTGGGCAGCTCGTTTGGTCGAAGGCCAGGAACATCGGAACGCTCGATCCAGTCGTTATCCCGCCAGGATCTGGACTCTACGCATTCACGGCGGACGCGGGAGAGCTAACCGCTGGCAACGTCCTTTACGTCGGCACGGCAGACGGCGCTCGACAGACTCTGCGCACTCGCCTTCAGGTCTACTTGCGCCGCCTCGCTTGCACGCCGAGTGCCCCGCCACCAACTCATCCAAACGTGAAGGCAAACGCCTCGACCCCTGCGTCGAGGAACTCGATCTCGAAGAGCCGATCGGAGATACCCGTCGCCTGCCGAATGAGCTGATACATCCGTGGTTCGACCACGACACCATTGCCGTCAGAGTCGACATCACCCCCGTGCGCCGCGCCTGGAGACTGTCCGTCGATTCGCACGCGAAAACGCACCGCCTTATCGCGCGCGACGGGCCCCATCACGAGATGCACATCACGCGCGTGGAACCGATAGACGATGCGTCCGTTCGACGCATGCAGTACCGCCGCGTCGCCCCGCACCGACCACTCGCCCGAGAGTGACCACTGATTCAGCCTCAATCGTGAGGGCACCGTAAAACGCCGCCGCTCCCCTAGGATCAGCTCATCGGGTGACGCGAAGGTGCTCGCACGATTGGCGCCGAGGTACGACTCCGGCGACTTGAGATTGCTCCAGTCGGCCGCCGCCTCTACGCCAGGCCCGGTGATGTCTCCTACGGGGCGATCTACCTGCTTGGCGCCTGCTTCGGCAAGGAGCTCGCGGATCACGGCTTCCGACCGCGCGTAGCCGCCTTCGCCGAACTGGCGATGACGTATGCGCCCTTCTGCATCTGCGATGTAGAGCGCTGGCCAGTACTGGTTGTTGAAGGCCCGCCAG
This region of Gemmatimonas groenlandica genomic DNA includes:
- a CDS encoding type II toxin-antitoxin system RelE/ParE family toxin, whose translation is MKVVWSPLAEQRALEAVEYIAQDRPRTAAVWLEGLLERVSQLDRFEEQGRVVSEIGIPAYREILHAPYRIIYRVDASRVVILTLRHVRRAWDPAEVDDA
- a CDS encoding redoxin domain-containing protein, yielding MSDHISEVRRRLLRSAVSTLAATRLGLFGSSASRLACTAFPLSHGSLPSLDKATAWLNSPGLSSPGLLGKVVVVQFWTYTCINWLRTLPYTRAWAEQYKRDGLVTVGVHSPEFEFEKHVENVRRAALSLNVGYPIAVDSDHAIWRAFNNQYWPALYIADAEGRIRHRQFGEGGYARSEAVIRELLAEAGAKQVDRPVGDITGPGVEAAADWSNLKSPESYLGANRASTFASPDELILGERRRFTVPSRLRLNQWSLSGEWSVRGDAAVLHASNGRIVYRFHARDVHLVMGPVARDKAVRFRVRIDGQSPGAAHGGDVDSDGNGVVVEPRMYQLIRQATGISDRLFEIEFLDAGVEAFAFTFG